The sequence CCATAAAAAACGTTCTATTTCTATGCAGCCAGAGGCACCAAGCCCCCAAAATAATGACACAGTTGATCCCTTTTCTCTTATCCTTGTACTGTTGCTGGCCTTCCTCCACCAGTCCTCAAACGACCGCTCATCAGCCCTAAGAGCGAGGTGACTCATCCCGAGTGTCAAAGATAAGAAACCAGAATTGCCGGGCAAAAACACAGGTAGTGATGATGTGTTGTATCGTTTCCCTTTCTTGGTCACACAAAGGGCAGCTGCTTGGGTGCTGCAACCCCTCTTCTCCAGATTATCAGCAGTCCAACACTTGTTTCTAATTGCAAGCCAAAGAAAGAATTTGCATTTCTGAGGAGCCCAAGACTAAGCATTGATATGAACTCAGGGAAGTACCACTAGTATTAACATTGCTTGAACTAAAAAACTATGAGCACAAAAATATTCTTCTCGACGTGTTGAGTTGATTAAAATCTGTGATTAAATCATTAATCAATTTCTGATAATCTACAATGCACATCAAGTCGGGGTCGGGCAAGTCACAGATAACAGAGAAGTAAACTCCCGGTCGAACTAAACTTATATGCCTATATAGGTACTTCGCGCTTCCAGCCTTGCTGCCGTCTGCTGCTGCTCACTGACTGCCTGACTACTTGGCTGCTCAGTGCCTGCGCGGCTAAGCCTTGGGCGTGGTGCCCTGTGGCCCTGCCAGCTTCCGAGATGCCTACTGCTGTGCCGGAGTGCTGACGTATCGGATGACTGGATCCCTCCTACAGCGTCATGCTTTGCTAGGCCCCGCCCGCCACCGCACCTGGCACCCAGCTCCTAGGGTACACTGGTCCAGCACTAGCCTCTAGATAGGTCTGGGAGATGAAAGTGGAGAGATTTTCGCAATACTGGCATCACAATCATCACATGGGGGTGGTTGTGTGGCTAGTGCATGCACCATCATCATGCCTCAACATCTTTTGGGAACCAACCTTTAGTAACATTTTTCCTTGCTCTCCTTTTCCTGCTTtccaaaaaataaaaaaataactgAATTAGAAAACAATTACATTGATTCTACTACTAGTTCTATtaagtacataccgtttttttgtTCCATTCAAAGGACATTTGTAGCTGGCTTTCCTGTGTCCCAATTCACCACAGTTTGGACACTTGAACTTCCCACGAATCATCTTCTTAGTTTTGACATTTTCATTTTCGTTTGGCTTCTTACCACTTCCTCCCTCTAGGCACCCTTTAatcatgtttttcctttgacggcCAACTCCACGCTTCCCAATAGAAGCACACACCTCTTTTGCAAATGGCACTGTAGGCCAGAAAGATTTGTCACCAATTGGCTCCACTACCCTCGAGTAAGCCTTCATGAACTTATCAACTGAGTAGTAGTCATCCACAAAATCTTCCATCCGAACATCTCTAAATTGTTGTGTTGTTATTAAGCGAAGGGCATGGTGACATGGCTTCCCCGTATGCTGCCACTCGTTGCATGAACATTGTCTCAATTGAGCATTCACAATGTGCTTAGAGTGCACATTATTATTATCCCTCACCTCCGCAATGTAATTGTCAGCTTTCTTAACTGTTAAGTGACCTAAACCTCTAGTCCTTACATGGAGGATATGGACCACGGAGGGTAGTATTCGACCTTGCAACCTCTGTCCTATTTCCCTCCTCCTATGAAACAACTCCATGATTTCCTTCCTTATCTTGTCAGCCAAGTCACAGACAGGCAGATCTTTCCAATCCTTAATCCAATTGTTGAACActtctgctatgttgttggtaACATAGTCGCACTTGATGGCTGGATTAAACCCACTACGATACCACAAACTATCATGATGCTCATATAACCAACTAGACACCTTGGGAATTTCTTGGACATTGGAAAAGTAATGGTCGAACACCTCCCTCCTATATGCTCTAGCTGCAGGATACATGTACTCGGATCCAACAAATTGCTTCACGTAGTTCTGCATTAGGTGTCTGAAACACTCCCTTTTTTCAGCTTGAGGGAAAACAGTGTTCATGGCATTTTTTAGACCTTTGCAAGCATCTGAACACAATGCTAGTAGAGGAAGATCTCCCACAGCCTTGCGCAACTGCTGAAAGAACCATGTCCAGTTTTCTGTTGTTTCTGCCTCAAAGAATCCATAAGCAACAGGGTACATCCAATTCTGTCCATCAACCCCTATGGCACAACACAGGTGACCATTCCATCTTCCATTAAGAGCAGTTGAGTCAACACTAAGATAAGGTCTACATCCCTCTTTGAAACCAGTAATGCAAGGACCAAGTGCACAAAAAAATCTGCTAAAAAATGGCCGGCCCTCATCCATTTTAACATCCAACTCGATAATACTATCCGGTGACTTCTGTATAACTGCTTCTCTCCAAGACCATAGAAGTTGGAAACTCTCTTCCCAACTCCCAAACAATTGCTTCAGAGCTTTCTCTTTCCCATGCCAAATTGTATCATATGTAATAGTGCATCCAAATGTATCTTGCAACATACTTTGTAACTCCTTAGCACCCATATGTGGTTTTTTCATAAGTAGTGGAAGAGCCCTTGCCGCAACCCAAGCACCTGTTGGTGTCGTTGTCTTGCGTCTCCCGCTCGATGTACATGTGTGCTCATCGTTTAAGACAATAACCTGTAAAATGGAGAAGAATGTGATTATTCAAATTTTGTACAAATGATTAACATGCAAAACATAAGAATTTGGAAACTGACATTACTTGAATAGTGGGTGATCCTTTCATCTCAGACCTCGCATGAATGCTCCAAGGACAATCAGGCCCTTTACAGTACCCTCTGAATCTAGTCTTGTTGGTAGCCTCAATGCCCAACTCAAATTCTTTATTTATGGCGTACTGTCTAATTGCAAGTCTAAACTGCTCCATTGATGCGTACAAGCTACCAGGCTCCATTACAGGATTGTTCATATCATAGATAGTCCTTGTCCCATCTAATACAAAATCAGAACAAGGCATGGCAGTTGAAGCTTCATCGTGAAATTCTTCCCTATTATTTCCAGCACAATGAGCACTTGAATCATCTTCCCTTTGCTTAAATACCCTCTCATCTTCATTATGCAAACCGAGTTGAATATACAATCCTCGTTCACTAGTAACATCctgtcttccttcctcattccacCTTTCTTCTACTTCAATTGAATCCCAATCGATTTGATGCCTTGGATGAAAATTTCCCTACATAGCAAATCACTTCTCATTAAATATAACTAGTGAACTACAAAGATCAAATAGAGCTTACTCACCGAGATAATGAATGTGTCAGGATCGTCCTGTCTGATATATGTCAATGCGCACTCTGGTTCTTGGCCAAGCGACGCATTGGTATCATCAACGGGGGACGTAATGCGGCAGGGCGAGGCCGACGGAGTCCCAACTGTCGGTGGTGAAGGCACACCCATACCTTCCATAACCTCTACAAGCTCTAATGTTGTAATGCAAATTAGTTTTTCAAATAAGCATGAAACATTAAAACATAATATACTCATGGAGGAAATGGATGGAGAGTAACATAACCTGCAAGGGAGTTTTGGAAGCTCCGGTTGAGGAGAAGAAGCAAGGGGCCTACAATGGGGATCTGGGCCTCGAAGAAGGCCAGCGACGGTGGGGATCTAGACAATGCTGCGGAGGTGAGCAGCGAGGTCGGTGGAAGAAGAGCAACAACTCGGCTAGaatggagagcagcggggttggGGGAGGAAGAAGAACAGAGAGGCCAAGCCAGCGATGACTCCATGATAGTGCTCGGTGGTGTTATAGATACTTTTGTTGGGCGGCAATAAACATGACGAATACCTGCTGTACTAGATGCCGACCGAAGTAGCTAAGGAAGGAGGTATCAATCGCAGAAGGAAGAAAGGAGCACGTAACAACTGTAGCTAATAATCAGGGATATGGTTGTTACTCTGTTTCCTTGGTTGGTTTAGTTCCTAAAAATAGCATACTAGTTTCCCAAAAGTATCTGCTGGTTTCTTAAGCTATAAGTCACCTACATCTATAAAGGTGCAAGCCATAGTTGGTATTAGGCATCAAAGGAAGAAAGATGTCCCAATAGGGCGGGATCATCTTTGACCATCCTGGTCGGGCACAGCACCAGCGCCGGTGATCAGGGTGATCAGCGCCCTCTTCCCCCCTACACCTTGTGTCATTCCCATCTTCCACTACACTCCCCCTTGAGAGACACCAGGAAACCCAGACATCAAGATTGTAAGAGGAGAGTTGGTAATGGGCGGGGAGAGCTTTGGAAAGCAAACAGTTGTGATGCAACAAAAAACAAAGAGCCCTCATAAGTATTAAACTTCTATTTTATGTTGATTAAATTTTAAGCATTCCAAATTTGTAAGATAGATATAATGTTTTTTGTTTTAGTTGTTTGGTGGAATGCTTTTGGTCGCCTtgctagagagcttcaaaagtttGCAAGACGCATCCTCGGTCTTTGTTGTTCGACTCTAGTTGTGAGCACAATTGGAGCATTGTCGAATTTGTAAGCAACTAACTTGTATTTATTTCAAAACTATTAATAAATTTCATGTACTTTCTGTTGTTAATTAGTGCTTAAATTTCAGATCCATGTAAAAAAGAAACCGGTTGGAGCACCAACAATCGAACGATTTGGTCTATTTAATACAACCGAAAGATTGCTAAACGTTTTCAAAAGAGGCATGTGGAAGGGACAAATTTCAACCCTTTGATCTTAGAAGAGTTCCAATGGGACAAGGAATGAGTTGAAATGAGTACAGAAAAAGTCCAGCACTAATAAAATCTTTCATGGGCTCATGTTGATAAAGCCACCAGTGCATCACTAATGCTTCAAGATCGTAATCTGCCTAGGACGTACTCTCGACATGGTGTAAATTTGAGTTCACCAGCTGTACAAGAGCAAGGATCAGACGAGGATAAAGTCTATGAACCTTTGGTGGCCGATGATCTAGACATCAATGATGATTATGGCCAAACACCACCTACTTCTCGTGATAGTGGACCAAGTGATGATAATCGTCAAGATGGTTTAGACTTAGACATTGATGTTTGAATGTCGATGTTCTTGGAGCATTATATTTATGGTTTAATGTCCTTGTCGTTGGAACATTATATCCATGTCTTAAACTTTCAATGCCTTTGTCCTCGGTACATTCTCAATTATGTTTTCAAGATATTTTTGTAGTTTATGTGAACTACATGTATCCAACATTAGATAGAAGTGTTTCACCTTGCTAACTTTAGGTGAATCTCTTGTTCGTACCAGGGAAGCCGTTGGATGGATTGAGTTATTACAATCTCTATATCAATGTTTGGACATTGAACAATAATGGTTTGATTATATAGGTGCCATGGATGCCATGTACAACGTACTACACATCAATCCTCAGTTCATGCTAAATTAGAGCTTGAATTGTGATTTTGTACATAGGAAACTTGGACGGTAAAATTGGTCTTCATGAATGAACTAGTTGGTCGCCTAACtatcgcctaggcgtccaggcgcccCGGAGGCGACTCATCTCGCTAGGGCGCCGTGATAACCATTTGTATCTTGCACCGAATGATGGAGTATGCACGATTCGATGGAATCGACAGAGAAGAATTACGCAATACATGGCAGGCAGGGGCGGACCAAGTAAAGGACGCTAATGTTTGCAAAAGAAAGAAAAATATCGAAGGTAGCAGACATAATGCACGAATTCACTTGTAGTACTGTAATTAATTAGATCCGAATATAAACAGGTTAAGCTAGGGTGGGTTTCGCGCAACAGGAAGGAAGGGAAGAGAGGGGATGAGCGTACCTGGTCGCGGAGGGTGATCGTCGCCGGCGAAGGGCCCTAGAAAGACCAGCGCGACGAAGGCCTGGGCGCCTACCGGCGGTCCCCAGTCGTCGCCAGCCGCCACGAGAGACGACGAGAGAGAACCTAGCGCGCGCTCATATGGAGGAGCCCGAGCCGGGACCGAAGAAGAGCAGGCGGTGAGATTTGAGAGGCAGACCGGAGTCCAACGTCGAACGGACTGGACTGGATTAGGCTCCGTGCAAATTTTTTATACATGGGCCTGAGCCCACAGAATCTCTCTTGGATATGAGCATTGAGCAAGCAGTAGCCTGGCCCGGCCGTTGGAAAAGATAAATCTGCCTCTGAGGGGACCGacgttagagcatctccaatagttatgtaaatttaacATCCTAAATTATAGATTTAAAAAGTTGCTAAAACACTTTAAGGAGTAGAAAAATGTATatgctccaatagttctctatttATTGGTTGTTAATTTTAAAGTTGTCTATATCAACAAAAAAAATAAGCGAACTTGCTTTCTAATTTTAATTGAGTCGGCGGTAGAAATCAATAACAACAACCTTCCCTGATGTCGAAGTTATCGATGGAAGACCATACGGTCGCGGCGATGACGTGAAGACATCACAGGATGTGCTCTGACGACGCCTCCACATAAGAGGTTTTCTAGCAAAAGAGGTTTTCTAGCAGTGGCGACATCAAGACATCTAGGCGTTAAAGATGGATTTGTGGTCAACATGACAGTGGGACAGCGCAAAAAACAGTGGCAAAAGTATTATTTTCATGATGGATTTAGTACCATATTGATTTAGGGAGTTCCAACAAGGTTGGTAAATGTAGGGATGAAATTGTGTTTTGTAGGGAGTTTGTATATTTAGGGAACtgatttacataactattggagaagAGTTTTTCTCAAAAACTTATTAAATTCATATTTAGAGACTTGTTTACGTAGCTACTCGAGATGCTTTAGATGACAGATGTACCGTTGCATATGCATGGGACCGAAGTTATTTGAGTCCAGTAGCACATGGCTAACTGTTGTAACGGTTCGGTCCTGTTAATGGAAGTTTCTGCTTAAATaatagggaaatttggatccataccattaaaagatcaccactttggatccataccattactatctcacttacatgtgggtccacatgagtcaatgacatgtggggtccatggtatatatctaaagtttggatcttttaatggtatagatccaattgttcctaaaTAATAACATTTCCGTCCTTTAAATTTTGAAATAAGAAACATATAATAACATGTTTGCAGTATTATTCCAACCCAAATTAAACAGAGTCTGGTCTTAGTAAATTAGACCCTGTATGGATTCCTATGGCTTATCGGCTAATAATTAGCTAGCAAAAATTAGTTAGGATATGTTTGGAGACATGGCTAATATATGTTTTTTTTCTCTTTATCCGATCTATTAGCACATGTTACCAAGGTCAAATAGCTAATGGACAAACAGTTTTTAGAGCATCTCTAAGAGACTAGCTAAATAACTCGTCAAACCAAATTTTGGCTACTCAATAGTAAAATAACTCTCCAACAGATTAGCTATCTGACTCTTCAAATTGACTCtctcactagccaaatttggctagccacCTGACTAACCAAACTAGATAGATAGTCTGTTGGAGTGAGATGCTACATATATAGTGTAATCTTTATAAAAAGTTAAATTGATAGTCAAATATAGAGCTAAAAATGAAaaatctcttggagatgctcttaacaATTAGCCAATTTATTAGCTGGTGTTTGGAGGTTAAGATGCTAAAATTAGTCAGCAAACTGTTTGCCACAAGGCCCTTAGTTCCGATGGTCAGTAACCCTACCTTCCAATCCCAGACATCAGTTTTCAGACATTCTCATCAGGCCATGCTTGTAGACATGAGAATGCCAATGTCTACAGACATGAAAATTGAGTTATTGTACTTGTTCACATTGTTAAGTGTTAACCCTCATCCTCCCAAGCAAATGTTTAAGTATCATATTACACATGTTTAAGCCCATGTTTACAGACATGAAAATTCAGTTACTGTACAGTATCATACATTTACTCCAGAGTGCAGTCCAGCTGCTTGACAAGCAGGTACCCACAAATTGCTTTTAGAAATCCCCACTACACATTGAGGCTTTGACATGTACCGACTGTCTATTTACAGAACCAAACTATCATATTTGCACTACACCACCCAAGAGCTGAATCAGAGGGAATGGCGATGTGTAATTTGTGGGCAGACTGGAACCATCTACTAGAGCTCTGATGATAAACCAGAGGACATTGAGGCCCTGCTTGTGAGAGCGGGCCTCATCGTCACCAAAGCAGATTCATTCGCACCAGCTCTCAAAGCAATCCGACCAGCTTCCAGGAATCTGGCGACAGCATCCTCTGCGTAGCGGTTCGCTTCCCCGACAGTCATGGTCCTGCCAATATCTGGGTACGTGTTCAGTACATGGTCGCCGTTAAGCTGCGAGGCAAGTTGAATCAACTCCACTTGGAACTCTGAGAGAGACGAATCTTCCTTGGGACCAAATGGTCGCAGTGACTTTGTCACCTCTGGGAGCTTCTCTGTTTGGGAGAGAAAAAAAAATCTGGTTAGGACCCTAGTAAAATCCATCATTCTCCACATTGATAACTCCAGGAGCAGAACATGCTACACTATCAGTTGACCTTCGTTTTTGTTAACAGTTCATTGACGAAGTACCGCCGTGGCAGCTATAGTGCCAAAAAAAGGTCATAATTGTTATCCCATTGGCATAACACATATATCAAACTACCATAAATTCATACCAGGACAGTCTGTTCTTGGCGTTCTCCGGATTTTAAAGTAGTTCTCAAAGGTCCCAGCCCATGCGTCTCTCTTTGTCAGAAAGTTAGAATGTAAATTGAATAGCTTCTTTACTGTTGCAGGAATGGACGAATGCTCATATTGTGAAGTATCCTGTGGACCGTTTGGTTTATGGATCACTGCAGAAATGAAAAGGTAAGGTGTGAATTCTGCTGGTGAAAACATGCAGCTCAATATTGGAAGCATAATTTCCTGATGAATAGGTTCAGCAAATATTTAAAGTTCCGAATTTCATTAACATTAATATAAGGATGATCAAGACACAGAGACAGCATAACGATAGCATAAAAGGCAGTGCGGTCCTCTTTCATGAGAGTGATCGTTGAAGTGCTACTTATATAAGTTATATCTAACAAAACTAACCACATGGACTGCTGCTTGCTATACATACAGGATATCTCCACATGGAGGAAGTCATCAACAGCTTCTAGGAAAATTAGAGCATCCTCTGCACTGAATGTTTCTGGGCTAAGTTTACAACAAACTTGTCCTTATAAAATGTTGACAAGAATCCAATGACATGGAAATATTTGTACTATCGCTTCAATCAAAAAAAAACACAAGCTGACCTTAAAATTTAGTTTCTACCTCAAACTGATTAGTTAAATATATTGCCATGCCAGGCATCAAAATTTTCAGAGTTGTTTCCCAGGAAAATTAAGAATTCAAGTACTCACCAGTGCCCTTGTCGATCCAAGGTGAGATGAGAAAGGTGGGAACGCGCACCCCAAGCCGTTCGAACTTGAAGTAGTATGGATCAGGCCCAACTATTCCATCAGGCTGGGGCACTCCAACGACCGGCGTAGGTACATGGTCATAGAATCCACCATGCTCATCATATGTGATGATCAGGGCAGTCTCGTTCCACTGCGGACTGGCCCTTAGTGTCTCATACACCTCTTTCACGAACCTCTGCCCCCTCGCCACATCATGCGACGGATGGTCATCGTTTGCTGGGAACATCTCGCAATCGAAGTATCTCTGCTCAATCACCGCATAGTTTGGCAGCTTCCCCAACTTGGCGTGCAGCTTGAACTTGAGGGTGTACTGGTGGAACTTGACGAGGTGCTTGAGGCGGCGGAGGCTCTGGTAGAAGAGCGTGGCCGGGATGTTCTGGTAGTATATGCCAAACGACAGGCCGTTCTCCTCGAGACTGTCAAAGATGGTCTTCTGCGGGAAACCATGGATGAGGTCCTTGCGGGCGTTGAAGGTGAGGCCGTGGGAGGTCGCCGAGTGGACGAACAGGCGGTTGGGCTGCGTGGAGGTGGGCACGGAGGCGAACCAGCGGTCGAAGACGGCGAACTCGTCGGCGAGGGAGGCGTATACCGGGACGGCGTCGGGCTTGAACCCG is a genomic window of Zea mays cultivar B73 chromosome 5, Zm-B73-REFERENCE-NAM-5.0, whole genome shotgun sequence containing:
- the LOC103625741 gene encoding uncharacterized protein encodes the protein MEGMGVPSPPTVGTPSASPCRITSPVDDTNASLGQEPECALTYIRQDDPDTFIISGNFHPRHQIDWDSIEVEERWNEEGRQDVTSERGLYIQLGLHNEDERVFKQREDDSSAHCAGNNREEFHDEASTAMPCSDFVLDGTRTIYDMNNPVMEPGSLYASMEQFRLAIRQYAINKEFELGIEATNKTRFRGYCKGPDCPWSIHARSEMKGSPTIQVIVLNDEHTCTSSGRRKTTTPTGAWVAARALPLLMKKPHMGAKELQSMLQDTFGCTITYDTIWHGKEKALKQLFGSWEESFQLLWSWREAVIQKSPDSIIELDVKMDEGRPFFSRFFCALGPCITGFKEGCRPYLSVDSTALNGRWNGHLCCAIGVDGQNWMYPVAYGFFEAETTENWTWFFQQLRKAVGDLPLLALCSDACKGLKNAMNTVFPQAEKRECFRHLMQNYVKQFVGSEYMYPAARAYRREVFDHYFSNVQEIPKVSSWLYEHHDSLWYRSGFNPAIKCDYVTNNIAEVFNNWIKDWKDLPVCDLADKIRKEIMELFHRRREIGQRLQGRILPSVVHILHVRTRGLGHLTVKKADNYIAEVRDNNNVHSKHIVNAQLRQCSCNEWQHTGKPCHHALRLITTQQFRDVRMEDFVDDYYSVDKFMKAYSRVVEPIGDKSFWPTVPFAKEVCASIGKRGVGRQRKNMIKGCLEGGSGKKPNENENVKTKKMIRGKFKCPNCGELGHRKASYKCPLNGTKKRKRRARKNVTKGWFPKDVEA
- the LOC100384160 gene encoding Non-specific phospholipase C1 precursor; translated protein: MAAAARRGPGALLLVALLLLALVVSGHCLDAHHRGLKRRRRKHEIHSPIKTVVVVVMENRSFDHILGWLRRTRPDIDGLTGRESNRLNASDPSSPDIFVTDEAGYVDSDPGHGFEDIREQIFGSADTSAVPPPMSGFAQNARGMGLGMPQNVMSGFKPDAVPVYASLADEFAVFDRWFASVPTSTQPNRLFVHSATSHGLTFNARKDLIHGFPQKTIFDSLEENGLSFGIYYQNIPATLFYQSLRRLKHLVKFHQYTLKFKLHAKLGKLPNYAVIEQRYFDCEMFPANDDHPSHDVARGQRFVKEVYETLRASPQWNETALIITYDEHGGFYDHVPTPVVGVPQPDGIVGPDPYYFKFERLGVRVPTFLISPWIDKGTVIHKPNGPQDTSQYEHSSIPATVKKLFNLHSNFLTKRDAWAGTFENYFKIRRTPRTDCPEKLPEVTKSLRPFGPKEDSSLSEFQVELIQLASQLNGDHVLNTYPDIGRTMTVGEANRYAEDAVARFLEAGRIALRAGANESALVTMRPALTSRASMSSGLSSEL